Proteins encoded by one window of Arachis hypogaea cultivar Tifrunner chromosome 1, arahy.Tifrunner.gnm2.J5K5, whole genome shotgun sequence:
- the LOC112706185 gene encoding uncharacterized protein, producing the protein MASVEIAQQVPTNVTETEAVEATKAEETTTEQAATEAPAPEQPATEEAKEETIIEEAKDAVPEPEATTEAPVAQETEAPVEEETKEVTEEGKAEAEEAATPAEKIEEKPEEVKEEQPAAEETAVTEESAPVEEDKPTEENKPSETAADAAPVEVPVEKTEA; encoded by the exons ATGGCCAGCGTTGAG ATTGCACAGCAAGTACCTACAAATGTGACAGAAACCGAAGCAGTTGAGGCAACCAAGGCAGAGGAAACAACCACAGAACAAGCAGCTACCGAGGCTCCAGCACCAGAACAACCAGCCACCgaagaagcaaaggaagaaaCCATTATTGAAGAAGCAAAAGATGCAGTACCAGAACCAGAAGCAACAACAGAAGCCCCTGTTGCTCAAGAAACTGAAGCTCCAGTTGAAGAAGAGACTAAGGAGGTGACAGAGGAAGGAAAGGCCGAGGCAGAGGAGGCGGCGACACCAGccgaaaagatagaagaaaaaccAGAAGAAGTGAAAGAAGAGCAGCCAGCAGCAGAGGAAACTGCTGTGACAGAGGAATCAGCACCAGTGGAGGAAGATAAGCCAACTGAGGAGAACAAACCATCTGAAACCGCCGCTGATGCCGCCCCCGTCGAAGTTCCAGTTGAGAAGACCGAAGCTTAG
- the LOC112706179 gene encoding E3 ubiquitin-protein ligase UPL5, with product MSFIRNHGGVFHGGPTTDHHLPSKRKLEDSGSLIDDSSDSNDLMSDLVSVRMRKDEGGAVNSWSPIKTPLSPLSETQSQRSLSIWPHLQFFVRMMSEGNTMVMHAFPEDSVKSIHQRIQHIKGIPIHEQRLIYMGKQLQFEQTLAECSIQNDASLQLVGRMRSTEHPQAWQVMNDMISVVYRMCRGESLPNALKTVKGLIDSYLNMTPRDSDSALGYFQIFMSCSAPAVLVMLYLSPFTGNKDCADSSVRHFVNSCRSTLSEELHSQFALVVLEFCKLLRRLHCDDPLYMFCRSTLGSLLETDCVCCGTTEEDVKGLILVQDIFPFVRELANSLLSDLDLSLESPTYAGHLYSDVRDLRAFLVPLRSGISVQQSLMVSATDEERHTDAMLTEEIENLHFLYIELLSKMDECLKKVDSSLADQEITEWDTPYNAWSQYLSILKELHQISKLYDGAEEELWNVLTRQRSAVCQLIVRYAKRNDEHHWILERKCVTNFESRRHLALLMLPEVKDDYEELHEMLIDRSQLLAESFEYIGRVEPESLRGGLFMEFKNEEATGPGVLREWFFLVCQEIFNPQNALFVACPNDKRRFFPNPASKVDPLHLEYFRFSGRVIALALMHRVHVGVVLDRVFFQQLAGNEITLEDIRDADPHLYSSYKQILEMDPGFIDSDSLGLTFVREVEELGHREVVELCPGGKNIVVHSKNRENYVDLLIQDHFVTSISEQVSQFAKGFGDILSNSSLESSFFQSLDLKDLDWMLHGSEDIISVEDWKAHTEYQGYEETDPQISWFWEILGRMTGEKRRVLLFFWTSVKYLPVEGFPGLASSLSIYRSPEHEDHLPTSHTCFYRLCLPAYSSRAIMQDRLKVLTQDHIGCSFGTW from the exons ATGTCTTTCATCCGTAACCACGGCGGAGTCTTCCACGGTGGCCCCACCACGGATCACCACCTTCCATCAAAACGCAAACTTGAAGACTCCGGCTCCCTCATCGATGACAGCAGCGACAGCAACGATTTGATGAGCGACTTAGTGTCGGTCAGAATGAGAAAAGACGAAGGAGGAGCAGTGAATTCATGGTCTCCAATTAAAACCCCTCTAAGCCCTCTTTCGGAGACCCAGTCCCAAAGGAGTTTATCTATTTGGCCACACTTGCAGTTCTTCGTTCGGATGATGTCTGAGGGCAACACCATGGTCATGCACGCTTTTCCGGAAGACAGCGTCAAATCCATCCACCAGCGAATTCAGCACATCAAGGGAATTCCTATCCATGAACAGAGACTGATCTATATGGGAAAGCAGCTTCAATTTGAGCAGACTCTTGCAGAGTGTTCCATTCAAAATGATGCCAGCCTCCAGTTAGTTGGTCGGATGCGCAGCACGGAGCACCCGCAAGCCTGGCAGGTCATGAACGACATGATTTCCGTTGTGTATAGAATGTGCAGAGGGGAATCTCTCCCTAATGCACTGAAGACCGTAAAGGGCCTCATTGACAGTTACCTGAACATGACCCCTAGAGACTCTGACTCTGCTTTGGGCTACTTCCAGATTTTCATGTCTTGTTCGGCACCCGCTGTTTTGGTCATGCTCTACCTTTCTCCCTTTACAGGTAATAAGGACTGTGCTGACTCTTCTGTTAGGCATTTTGTGAATTCTTGTCGTAGTACATTGTCTGAGGAATTGCATAGCCAGTTTGCGCTTGTGGTGTTGGAGTTTTGCAAATTGCTTAGGAGGCTGCACTGTGATGATCCTTTGTATATGTTTTGCCGGAGTACTTTGGGGTCCTTGTTGGAAACTGATTGTGTGTGCTGTGGTACTACTGAGGAGGATGTTAAAGGGTTGATTTTGGTTCAAGATATATTCCCATTTGTCCGTGAGCTTGCCAATAGCTTGTTGAGTGATTTGGATTTGAGTTTGGAATCCCCAACCTATGCTGGACACTTGTACAGCGATGTTAGAGATCTTAGGGCATTCTTGGTCCCTTTGAGATCTGGAATCAGTGTGCAACAATCGCTCATGGTTTCTGCAACGGATGAGGAGCGCCACACCGATGCCATGCTCACAGAAGAGATTGAAAACCTTCATTTTTTATACATTGAGTTGCTGAGCAAGATGGACGAATGCCTTAAAAAAGTGGATAGCAGCTTAGCAGACCAGGAGATAACAGAATGGGATACTCCTTATAATGCGTGGTCTCAGTATCTTTCTATTTTGAAGGAATTACATCAAATCTCTAAGCTTTATGATGGTGCTGAAGAGGAACTTTGGAATGTTTTAACACGTCAAAGAAGTGCAGTGTGTCAACTGATTGTTAGGTATGCAAAGAGGAATGATGAACATCATTGGATTCTTGAACGCAAGTGTGTGACGAATTTTGAATCAAGAAGGCATTTGGCGCTGCTGATGCTGCCAGAGGTAAAAGATGACTATGAGGAGTTGCATGAGATGCTCATTGATAGGTCTCAGTTATTGGCTGAATCTTTCGAATACATAGGACGTGTGGAACCAGAATCTCTACGTGGGGGCCTATTTATGGAATTCAAAAATGAGGAAGCTACTGGGCCGGGCGTACTGAGGGAGTGGTTTTTTCTGGTATGTCAAGAAATATTCAATCCGCAAAATGCTCTTTTTGTCGCATGCCCAAATGACAAACGAAGATTTTTCCCCAATCCTG CATCTAAAGTAGATCCTCTGCACCTTGAATATTTCCGCTTCTCTGGTCGAGTTATTGCATTGGCTTTGATGCATAGGGTGCATGTTGGTGTAGTTCTTGACCGTGTGTTTTTCCAGCAATTAGCCGGAAATGAAATTACTTTAGAAGATATAAGGGATGCAGATCCACACTTGTATAGTAGCTACAAGCAAATATTGGAGATGGATCCTGGTTTCATTGATTCAGATTCATTAGGACTGACATTTGTTAGAGAGGTGGAAGAGTTAGGACACAGGGAAGTGGTTGAGCTGTGTCCCGGTGGGAAGAACATCGTTGTACATAGTAAGAACAGGGAAAATTATGTTGATCTTCTTATACAGGATCATTTTGTAACATCTATATCTGAGCAGGTGTCACAATTTGCCAAAGGCTTTGGTGATATTCTCTCAAACTCAAGCCTcgagtcatcattctttcaaagtTTAGACCTTAAAGATCTTGACTGGATGCTGCATGGGAGTGAAGATATCATTTCTGTTGAGGACTGGAAAGCACATACTGAGTATCAAGGCTATGAAGAGACAGATCCTCAGATATCTTGGTTTTGGGAG ATTCTTGGGAGGATGACAGGTGAAAAGAGAAGGGTACTTCTGTTCTTCTGGACGTCTGTGAAATATTTACCAGTTGAAGGCTTCCCTGGTTTGGCTTCGAGTCTCTCCATTTACAGGTCCCCTGAACATGAGGATCACCTTCCGACATCTCACACATGTTTTTACCGGCTGTGCCTACCAGCCTATTCATCGAGGGCCATCATGCAAGATCGTCTAAAAGTTCTCACTCAAGACCACATTGGCTGCAGTTTTGGTACTTGGTGA